A region of Lacinutrix sp. Hel_I_90 DNA encodes the following proteins:
- a CDS encoding OmpA family protein yields the protein MKKTSIALFAIITLASCVSKKKYMALEQEKGEVVSELTKTKVEKEELEEKFAEIEARVDQYNSTISSLTDEVGTLTEENDVKFDAVGNAAVISNVTKRKMRETLKQVDPSLVSQATTLKDSMNLAVSYNLKKTIDTSTLDETDDIAINIEETVVMISISDKMLFNSGSYRISNKANNILQKLADVINSEPSIEVMVEGHTDSRTINTEKVKDNWDLSVLRATSVVRKLQDRYNVDPAKLIAAGRSSYQPLTDNDTRESRSKNRRTRIIILPNINKFFALMDDEVSTTD from the coding sequence ATTAAAAAAACTTCAATCGCATTATTTGCAATCATTACATTAGCTAGCTGTGTTTCAAAAAAGAAATACATGGCTCTAGAACAAGAAAAAGGAGAAGTCGTTAGTGAACTTACCAAAACAAAAGTTGAAAAAGAAGAGTTAGAAGAAAAATTCGCTGAAATTGAAGCTCGTGTTGATCAGTATAATTCAACAATAAGTTCTTTAACCGATGAGGTGGGTACTTTAACTGAAGAAAACGACGTTAAGTTTGATGCTGTTGGTAATGCTGCTGTAATTTCAAACGTAACTAAACGCAAAATGCGTGAAACGCTTAAGCAGGTAGACCCTTCTTTAGTGAGTCAAGCAACAACGCTTAAAGACTCAATGAATTTGGCTGTGTCCTATAACTTGAAAAAAACCATAGATACTTCTACTTTAGATGAAACTGATGATATTGCTATCAATATTGAAGAAACAGTGGTAATGATTTCTATTTCAGATAAAATGTTATTCAACAGTGGTAGCTATCGCATTAGTAATAAAGCGAATAATATTCTACAAAAATTAGCAGACGTTATCAACTCTGAGCCTTCAATAGAGGTTATGGTTGAGGGCCACACAGATAGTAGAACCATTAATACTGAAAAAGTAAAAGATAACTGGGATTTAAGTGTCTTAAGAGCAACTTCAGTGGTAAGAAAATTACAAGACCGATATAATGTTGATCCTGCAAAACTAATTGCTGCTGGTCGTAGTAGTTATCAACCACTAACAGATAACGATACTCGTGAGAGTCGTTCTAAAAATAGAAGAACACGCATTATCATTCTACCAAACATTAACAAGTTTTTTGCTTTAATGGATGATGAAGTATCAACTACAGATTAA
- a CDS encoding CPBP family intramembrane glutamic endopeptidase — MIVQCRNCNTTFETAVKFCTTCGQSVLKGDNEKRISNLNLIIGFYSAHLLFIAFVYFLTNAYPENFAVDLIIEIGFALLVLGFVALDFKNILKLYNFKHLNWKHLSVAIVFPIFSSSLVYLLIEGFNFLIDDGASTNYFESYLYLENPLFWSILFIAITPPIFEELAFRGFLFNKLRKVTSEKMTIIATAFLFALIHFSFISFLWIFPFGLLLGYLRSKYNTLWLGIIIHFFHNLIVLLLDYYNYYTVLE; from the coding sequence ATGATTGTGCAATGCAGAAATTGTAACACGACATTTGAAACTGCTGTAAAATTTTGTACTACCTGCGGGCAATCAGTTCTCAAAGGAGATAATGAAAAACGAATAAGTAACTTAAATCTTATTATAGGTTTTTATAGTGCCCATTTACTTTTCATTGCTTTTGTGTATTTTTTAACGAATGCCTATCCAGAAAACTTTGCGGTAGATCTCATTATTGAAATTGGTTTCGCACTATTAGTGTTGGGTTTTGTTGCTTTAGATTTTAAGAACATTCTAAAACTTTATAATTTTAAACATCTTAATTGGAAGCACTTAAGCGTTGCTATTGTTTTTCCAATCTTTTCAAGCAGTCTGGTTTACCTTTTAATAGAAGGATTTAATTTTTTGATTGATGATGGCGCTTCTACTAACTATTTTGAAAGCTATTTGTATCTAGAAAACCCCTTGTTTTGGTCTATTCTCTTTATCGCTATTACACCACCCATTTTTGAAGAACTCGCCTTTAGAGGCTTCCTATTTAATAAACTAAGAAAAGTTACGAGTGAAAAAATGACGATTATTGCAACCGCATTTCTGTTTGCACTAATTCACTTTTCGTTTATTTCCTTTTTATGGATTTTCCCTTTTGGATTATTATTAGGTTATTTAAGAAGTAAGTACAATACACTTTGGTTAGGAATTATTATTCACTTTTTTCATAATTTAATTGTACTGTTGTTGGATTACTATAATTATTATACTGTTTTAGAATAA
- a CDS encoding zinc ribbon domain-containing protein, translating to MKSQIDKTEFMEIPAELLLEPTTPKCTHCEHAITQETAFCPECGYPEKGTEQDVAKFYARRAMAKNQNRDAAEKINSARNTLFVIAGVVMLFGFISFFRYDDFTLLIANFIVCSIYILLGFWTKQKPLIALLLGLLLYVTTVVISAIIDPVTLLGGILWKVLIIGYLGKGIYSASSIKQEHE from the coding sequence TTGAAATCCCAAATAGATAAAACCGAGTTTATGGAAATCCCTGCAGAACTACTATTAGAACCTACAACGCCAAAATGTACCCATTGCGAGCATGCGATTACGCAAGAAACAGCCTTTTGTCCAGAATGTGGATATCCCGAAAAAGGCACAGAGCAAGATGTCGCTAAATTTTATGCCAGACGCGCCATGGCTAAAAATCAAAATAGGGATGCAGCAGAAAAAATAAATTCTGCGAGAAACACACTTTTTGTAATTGCAGGTGTTGTTATGTTGTTTGGGTTTATAAGTTTTTTTCGATACGACGATTTTACCCTACTGATCGCCAACTTTATCGTATGTTCCATTTATATTTTATTGGGATTTTGGACGAAACAAAAGCCTTTAATAGCCTTGTTGTTAGGTTTGTTGCTTTATGTCACAACTGTCGTTATCTCGGCCATTATTGATCCGGTAACTTTGTTGGGAGGGATTCTTTGGAAAGTATTAATTATTGGTTATTTAGGTAAAGGCATCTATTCAGCATCATCAATCAAACAGGAACACGAATGA
- a CDS encoding porin — protein MRLKITFTAFLLCAYISTNSQEISDTSFGKGLINFTAKDSSFSIKFAPRFQVRSESSWNHDGNQYGSPEHTFIVRRARLKFDGFAYSPKLKYKLELGLSNRDVSGANDFNRDTPNIILDAVIMWNFAENFELWAGQTKLPGNVERVVSSANLQLIDRSLLNSRFNIDRDLGIQLRHKTNLGNHFLMREKFAISQGEGRNTSEGNRGGLQYTGRLEFLPFGEFQSKGDYVQADLKREATPKLMLAATYNFNQDAVRERNGLGDYMFNDAGTSLYETDIETIFVDAMFKHKGFSFMGEYAQRNANNPIAKNSDGTLATGSGGELTESIVLTGDALNLQAGYLFKTNYEIAGRYTTVNYEAITGNLPQKQYTLGVSKYIVGHKLKVQSDLSHTTVDGMEDNITFRLGFDIHF, from the coding sequence ATGAGACTTAAAATTACGTTTACAGCATTTTTGCTTTGCGCTTACATTTCTACAAACTCACAAGAAATTAGCGATACCTCTTTCGGTAAAGGTTTAATCAACTTCACAGCAAAAGACAGTTCTTTTAGCATCAAATTTGCCCCGCGTTTTCAAGTGCGTTCAGAATCCTCATGGAATCATGACGGCAATCAATATGGAAGCCCAGAACACACTTTTATTGTGCGTCGTGCGCGTTTAAAATTTGATGGTTTTGCCTATAGCCCTAAACTAAAATACAAACTAGAGTTGGGCTTATCTAACAGAGATGTCTCTGGAGCGAATGACTTTAATAGAGACACGCCTAATATCATCCTTGATGCTGTAATCATGTGGAACTTTGCCGAAAATTTTGAGCTTTGGGCAGGACAAACTAAATTACCCGGTAACGTAGAGCGTGTGGTATCTTCTGCAAACCTTCAATTAATAGACCGTTCTTTATTAAACAGTCGCTTTAATATTGATCGTGATTTAGGCATACAATTAAGACATAAAACAAATTTAGGTAACCACTTTTTAATGCGAGAGAAATTCGCTATTTCTCAAGGCGAAGGACGTAATACCTCTGAAGGAAATAGAGGTGGACTACAATATACAGGCCGTTTAGAGTTTTTGCCTTTTGGTGAATTTCAATCTAAAGGCGATTATGTCCAAGCCGATTTAAAACGCGAAGCAACACCAAAATTAATGCTAGCTGCGACTTATAACTTTAACCAAGATGCGGTTAGAGAAAGAAATGGTTTAGGAGATTATATGTTTAATGATGCGGGCACTTCTTTATATGAAACAGATATTGAAACCATCTTTGTTGATGCCATGTTCAAACACAAAGGCTTCTCTTTTATGGGAGAATATGCGCAACGTAATGCAAATAACCCAATTGCTAAAAATTCAGATGGCACGCTTGCAACAGGTTCTGGTGGAGAACTAACTGAAAGCATTGTTTTAACTGGTGATGCTCTTAACCTACAAGCGGGGTATTTATTTAAAACCAATTATGAAATTGCTGGTCGTTATACCACTGTTAATTACGAGGCTATTACAGGAAATCTTCCACAAAAACAATATACTTTAGGGGTGTCAAAATATATTGTGGGACACAAACTAAAAGTACAAAGTGATTTAAGCCATACAACTGTTGATGGTATGGAAGATAATATTACCTTTAGACTTGGATTTGATATTCATTTTTAA
- the chrA gene encoding chromate efflux transporter has product MNKDRLKEVALVFFKLGCFAFGGPAAHIAMMEEEVVTKRKWMTRDYFLDLIGATNLIPGPNSTEMTMHCGYERAGKKGLFVAGVAFIFPAILITGILAYLYIKYGSLPEVTPFVFGIKPAVLAIIASAVFKLGKKAVKTMELAALGALVLIVSLLGVNEIIALLAAGIFGMAYFYIKEKSKTKLQSFLPFTLFATSGLSLFKIGTLNVFLTFLKVGAILYGSGYVLFAYLDAELVTKGWLTRAELIDAIAVGQFTPGPVLSTSTFIGYQLSGFPGALAATAGIFLPSFLFVLVLNPLIPRMQKSKVLRYFLDSVNVAAVAVMLAVLIIMAKETLVDWKAIAIALIAVYLTFGTKISPIWNIIIGAVLGFLLIRFF; this is encoded by the coding sequence ATGAATAAGGATAGGCTTAAAGAAGTCGCGTTAGTATTTTTTAAATTAGGCTGTTTTGCTTTTGGAGGTCCGGCAGCACACATCGCTATGATGGAAGAAGAGGTTGTCACCAAACGCAAATGGATGACAAGAGACTATTTTCTAGACCTTATTGGCGCAACAAATTTAATTCCTGGTCCTAATTCAACAGAAATGACAATGCATTGCGGCTATGAACGGGCAGGGAAAAAAGGACTTTTTGTTGCTGGGGTCGCCTTTATTTTTCCAGCGATTTTAATTACAGGGATTCTGGCTTATTTGTATATTAAATACGGAAGCTTACCCGAGGTCACCCCTTTTGTTTTTGGTATCAAACCAGCCGTTTTAGCGATTATAGCTTCTGCTGTTTTTAAATTGGGTAAAAAAGCCGTTAAAACGATGGAACTAGCAGCTTTGGGAGCTCTGGTCTTAATAGTGAGTCTGCTGGGTGTTAATGAAATTATAGCCTTATTGGCTGCAGGGATTTTTGGGATGGCCTATTTTTACATTAAAGAAAAAAGTAAAACTAAATTACAAAGTTTTTTACCCTTCACTTTGTTTGCAACTTCTGGGCTTTCCCTATTTAAAATAGGGACACTAAACGTTTTTTTAACCTTTTTAAAAGTTGGGGCTATTTTATACGGTAGCGGTTATGTGCTATTTGCTTATTTAGACGCCGAATTGGTGACCAAAGGCTGGTTAACAAGAGCAGAACTTATAGATGCTATAGCTGTTGGGCAATTTACACCTGGACCAGTATTGTCTACTTCTACCTTTATTGGCTATCAGTTATCTGGTTTTCCTGGTGCACTAGCAGCAACAGCAGGTATTTTTTTGCCTTCCTTTTTATTTGTTTTAGTATTGAACCCCTTGATTCCTAGAATGCAAAAATCTAAAGTGTTACGCTACTTTTTAGACAGTGTAAATGTGGCAGCAGTGGCGGTTATGCTCGCTGTTCTTATTATTATGGCAAAAGAAACCCTAGTAGATTGGAAAGCCATTGCTATCGCGCTTATTGCTGTTTATTTAACCTTTGGAACAAAAATAAGTCCGATTTGGAATATAATTATAGGCGCTGTTTTGGGCTTTTTACTCATTCGTTTTTTTTAA
- a CDS encoding inorganic phosphate transporter: protein MDNIYLFMLIAITILAVADIVVGVSNDAINFLNSAIGSKAISMRTIMIVASLGIFIGAVFSSGMMEVARKGIFVPGQFYFDEIMYIFMAVMITDILLLDFFNTLGLPTSTTVSIVFNLLGAAVVMSLIKISGSDEHSIADLGNYINTAKAIEIITGILMSVFIAFTIGALVQWVSRLVFTFHYENKIKNFGALFGGFALAAITYFIFLKGLKGTPYYKEMQGVIEGKEAIILIGSFVFWTLFSYAFQKITNKSILIIVIAVGTFGLALAFSGNDLVNFIGVPMAAYHSYEAWVVSGTAAGEFSMGVLSKKVPAEPMLLFISGGIMVLTLWFSKKAQTVAETEIKLSSQGDTNEKFEPNALSRAVVKGTSFLSVAIDSIVPKTIQDKISLSFEKPSESSSKAVRADAPAFDMIRASVNLMVAGVLIAIATSMKLPLSTTYVTFMVAMGTSFADRAWGRESAVYRVAGVLNVIGGWFGTAIGAFVASGIVVFLINWNPMVMTPILLFATVILLYRNYTTHKKSTNKTIEEDSLTTSDISSVQGVIHESAKNISSVVKRSNKIYSIAIKGLAKQNSSLLKKNKKQVKKLSDEVDSLRDNIFYFIKNLDESSVSASNFYINILGYLQDMTQSLEYISKTSHKHINNNHKNLKFSQVKELKEVDDAVETLFTDIKEAFDSRSFEHIGAILNSKKEVFDLVSSKIGKQVSRTRNEESSPKNTTLYFSLLLETKDLLTATMNLLQEYHDAHDSSVAPATLNIEE, encoded by the coding sequence ATGGATAATATTTATTTATTTATGTTGATTGCCATCACCATTTTAGCTGTTGCTGATATTGTTGTTGGTGTGAGTAATGACGCGATTAACTTCTTAAATTCGGCGATAGGTTCTAAAGCCATTTCTATGCGCACTATAATGATAGTTGCTAGTTTAGGTATTTTTATTGGCGCCGTATTTTCTAGCGGCATGATGGAGGTAGCGCGTAAAGGTATCTTTGTCCCTGGGCAATTTTACTTTGATGAAATCATGTACATCTTTATGGCAGTAATGATTACTGACATCTTACTTTTAGATTTTTTCAACACGCTAGGCCTTCCAACCTCAACAACGGTTTCTATTGTATTCAATTTATTGGGGGCTGCAGTGGTTATGTCTTTAATTAAAATTAGTGGATCTGATGAACATTCGATTGCCGACTTAGGGAACTATATTAATACCGCAAAAGCCATAGAAATTATTACCGGCATACTCATGTCTGTATTCATAGCCTTTACAATAGGCGCTTTAGTACAATGGGTATCCAGATTAGTCTTCACCTTTCACTACGAAAATAAAATTAAAAATTTTGGAGCACTCTTTGGTGGCTTTGCTTTAGCCGCCATTACTTACTTTATCTTTTTAAAAGGTTTAAAAGGCACACCGTACTACAAGGAAATGCAAGGTGTTATTGAAGGTAAAGAAGCTATTATATTAATTGGTAGCTTTGTGTTTTGGACGTTGTTTTCTTATGCTTTTCAAAAAATCACAAATAAAAGCATTTTAATAATTGTAATTGCTGTCGGTACTTTTGGTTTGGCATTAGCCTTTTCAGGTAACGATTTGGTAAACTTTATTGGTGTGCCAATGGCAGCTTACCATTCTTATGAAGCTTGGGTTGTTTCTGGTACAGCAGCTGGAGAATTTTCAATGGGGGTGCTTTCTAAAAAAGTACCAGCAGAACCCATGCTATTATTCATCTCTGGGGGTATTATGGTATTAACCTTATGGTTCTCTAAAAAAGCACAAACAGTGGCAGAAACCGAGATTAAACTTTCTAGTCAAGGGGATACTAATGAGAAGTTTGAACCTAATGCTTTATCGAGAGCTGTGGTAAAAGGAACCTCTTTTTTATCTGTTGCGATAGATTCTATTGTTCCAAAGACTATTCAAGATAAGATTAGCTTGAGTTTTGAAAAACCAAGTGAATCTTCAAGTAAAGCGGTTAGAGCAGATGCGCCTGCTTTTGATATGATTAGAGCATCAGTAAATTTAATGGTTGCAGGTGTATTAATCGCAATAGCAACCTCGATGAAATTGCCTTTGTCTACAACTTATGTGACTTTTATGGTTGCCATGGGAACCTCATTTGCAGATCGCGCCTGGGGAAGAGAGAGTGCTGTTTATAGAGTAGCAGGTGTTTTAAATGTTATTGGCGGATGGTTTGGTACTGCAATTGGTGCTTTTGTAGCCTCAGGAATCGTGGTGTTCTTAATCAATTGGAACCCTATGGTTATGACGCCAATTCTATTATTTGCAACCGTAATTTTATTGTATAGAAATTATACAACACATAAAAAAAGCACAAATAAAACGATAGAAGAAGACAGTTTAACAACTTCCGATATTAGTTCTGTACAAGGTGTTATCCATGAGAGTGCTAAAAATATCTCAAGTGTTGTTAAACGTAGTAATAAGATATACAGTATTGCTATAAAAGGACTTGCTAAACAAAACTCATCATTACTGAAAAAGAATAAAAAACAAGTAAAAAAACTGTCAGACGAAGTAGATAGTTTACGAGATAATATTTTCTATTTCATCAAAAATTTAGATGAATCAAGCGTTAGTGCGAGTAACTTCTATATTAATATTTTAGGGTACTTACAAGACATGACACAGTCTTTAGAATACATTTCTAAAACCAGTCATAAGCACATCAATAACAACCATAAAAACCTTAAATTCAGTCAGGTTAAGGAGTTAAAAGAAGTTGATGATGCCGTAGAAACTTTATTTACTGACATTAAAGAGGCATTCGATTCTAGATCTTTTGAGCATATTGGAGCTATTTTAAATAGTAAAAAAGAAGTGTTTGATCTGGTAAGCTCAAAAATAGGGAAACAAGTGTCACGTACAAGAAATGAAGAGTCTAGTCCGAAAAACACGACACTTTACTTTAGCTTGTTATTAGAGACTAAAGATTTATTAACAGCAACCATGAATTTATTACAGGAATATCATGATGCGCATGATAGTTCAGTTGCACCAGCAACCCTTAATATTGAGGAATAA
- a CDS encoding toxin-antitoxin system YwqK family antitoxin → MKKSILFSIAFLIAVVSYAQQERDLKLNKDTNLIEVVYYHDNGVVSQTGTYTTDGKLQGEWLRFDTEGKKQVSANYDNGKKVGKWFFWNETTLKEVDYNNNVIANISEWEVKAPVAVRN, encoded by the coding sequence ATGAAGAAATCAATTTTATTTTCAATTGCCTTTTTAATTGCTGTGGTATCTTATGCTCAACAAGAGCGAGATTTAAAACTTAATAAAGACACTAATTTAATTGAAGTTGTTTATTATCATGACAATGGAGTTGTAAGTCAAACAGGAACTTACACTACAGATGGTAAATTGCAAGGTGAGTGGCTTCGTTTTGACACAGAAGGCAAGAAACAAGTTTCTGCGAATTATGATAATGGTAAAAAAGTCGGCAAGTGGTTTTTTTGGAACGAGACCACTCTTAAAGAAGTAGATTATAACAATAATGTGATTGCTAATATTAGTGAATGGGAAGTGAAAGCTCCAGTTGCGGTTAGGAATTAA
- a CDS encoding ribonucleoside-diphosphate reductase subunit alpha, whose translation MYVIKRDGRKEQIMFDKITARVRKLCYGLNELVDPLKVAMRVIEGLYDGVTTSELDNLAAETAATMTTAHPDYARLAARISVSNLHKNTKKTFSEVMHDLYTYVNPRTGKEAPLLSDEVYSVIQENKEVLDSTIIYNRDFGYDYFGFKTLERSYLLKLNGQIAERPQHMLMRVSLGIHLNDLESAIETYELMSKKYFTHATPTLFNSGTPKPQMSSCFLLTVKDDSIDGIYDTLKQTAKISQSAGGIGLSIHNVRATGSYIAGTNGTSNGIVPMLKVFNDTARYVDQGGGKRKGSFAMYIEPWHADIMSFLDLKKNHGAEELRARDLFYAMWMPDLFMKRVQENAEWTLMCPNECPGLCDVHSEEFDALYIKYETEGKGRKTIKARELWEKILESQIETGTPYMLYKDAANRKSNQKNLGTIRSSNLCTEIMEYTSPDEVAVCNLASIALPMFIKNGEFDHKELFRITKRVTKNLNRVIDRNYYPVKEAENSNMRHRPVGIGVQGLADAFIKLRLPFTSDEAKALNQEIFETLYFAAVTASMEEAKADGPYESYKGSPISEGKFQHNLWNIQEDTLSGRWDWEKLRKEVKKHGVRNSLLVAPMPTASTSQILGNNECFEPYTSNIYTRRVLSGEFIVVNKHLLEDLIELDLWNEELKNEIMRANGSIQAVDGIPADIKALYKTVWEMSMKDIIDMSRQRGYFIDQSQSLNLFLEGATMAKLTSMHFYAWQSGLKTGMYYLRTKSAVDAKKMTLTKERKAEPVAREATVNNDGIAQKQQKAAKTAQTFAKQKPENLEVEPLSAEEMKALIAQAKEAEGDDCLMCGS comes from the coding sequence ATGTATGTAATCAAAAGAGATGGGAGAAAAGAACAAATAATGTTCGATAAAATTACGGCACGTGTTCGTAAATTGTGCTACGGATTAAACGAATTAGTCGATCCCTTAAAAGTAGCCATGCGTGTTATTGAAGGACTCTACGATGGTGTAACAACCAGCGAATTAGATAATTTAGCAGCTGAAACGGCAGCGACTATGACAACAGCACACCCTGATTATGCACGATTAGCAGCGCGTATTTCGGTATCTAACTTACACAAGAACACAAAGAAAACATTTAGCGAAGTCATGCATGATTTGTATACTTACGTGAACCCTAGAACAGGAAAAGAAGCGCCTTTATTAAGTGATGAGGTGTACAGCGTTATACAGGAAAATAAAGAGGTTTTAGACTCTACCATTATTTATAACCGCGATTTTGGATACGATTATTTTGGGTTTAAAACCTTAGAACGTTCCTACCTTTTAAAACTAAACGGTCAAATCGCAGAGCGTCCACAACACATGTTAATGCGCGTTTCATTAGGAATTCATTTAAACGATTTAGAATCTGCTATTGAAACCTATGAGTTGATGTCCAAAAAATACTTTACACACGCGACACCAACCCTTTTTAATTCGGGAACACCTAAACCACAAATGTCATCTTGTTTTCTTTTAACAGTAAAAGATGATAGTATTGATGGAATATACGATACATTAAAACAAACCGCTAAGATTTCACAGTCTGCAGGAGGGATAGGTTTATCTATTCATAATGTGCGTGCGACTGGGAGTTATATTGCAGGTACAAATGGAACCTCTAATGGTATTGTACCCATGCTAAAAGTGTTTAATGATACGGCACGTTACGTAGATCAAGGTGGCGGAAAACGCAAAGGAAGTTTTGCAATGTATATTGAGCCTTGGCACGCAGATATTATGAGTTTCTTAGATTTAAAGAAAAATCATGGTGCTGAAGAACTACGTGCGCGTGATTTATTCTATGCGATGTGGATGCCAGATTTATTCATGAAACGCGTACAGGAAAATGCAGAATGGACTTTAATGTGCCCTAACGAATGCCCAGGATTATGCGACGTACACAGTGAAGAATTTGATGCCTTATACATTAAATACGAAACGGAAGGCAAAGGTAGAAAAACCATTAAAGCACGTGAGCTTTGGGAGAAAATTTTAGAATCTCAAATTGAAACGGGAACACCATATATGTTGTATAAAGATGCAGCAAACCGTAAGTCTAATCAGAAAAATTTAGGAACCATTCGTTCTTCAAATTTATGTACGGAGATTATGGAATATACCTCTCCAGATGAGGTCGCTGTTTGTAATCTAGCGTCTATTGCATTACCAATGTTTATAAAAAATGGTGAATTTGATCATAAAGAGTTATTCAGAATTACAAAACGAGTAACCAAGAATTTAAACAGAGTTATTGATAGAAATTACTACCCTGTAAAAGAAGCTGAAAACTCAAATATGCGCCACAGACCGGTTGGTATTGGGGTTCAAGGTTTAGCAGATGCCTTTATCAAATTGCGTTTACCATTTACTAGTGACGAAGCGAAAGCGTTAAATCAAGAGATTTTTGAAACTTTATATTTTGCTGCGGTTACAGCAAGTATGGAAGAAGCAAAAGCAGACGGGCCTTACGAAAGTTATAAAGGGTCGCCAATAAGCGAAGGGAAATTTCAGCATAACTTATGGAACATTCAAGAAGACACCTTAAGTGGTCGTTGGGATTGGGAGAAGTTAAGAAAAGAAGTTAAAAAGCATGGGGTACGTAACTCGTTATTAGTTGCACCAATGCCAACGGCTTCGACCTCTCAAATTTTAGGAAATAATGAATGTTTCGAGCCTTATACATCTAACATTTATACGCGTCGTGTATTGTCTGGCGAGTTTATTGTTGTGAACAAACATTTACTTGAAGATTTAATAGAATTAGACCTTTGGAATGAAGAGTTGAAAAACGAAATCATGAGAGCTAATGGCTCTATTCAAGCAGTAGATGGGATACCTGCAGATATTAAAGCGCTCTATAAAACAGTTTGGGAAATGAGCATGAAAGATATTATCGATATGTCTCGTCAGCGTGGTTATTTTATAGATCAATCGCAATCGCTTAATTTATTCTTAGAAGGCGCAACGATGGCAAAATTAACATCCATGCACTTTTATGCTTGGCAGAGTGGTTTAAAAACAGGGATGTATTATTTACGTACTAAGAGTGCCGTAGATGCTAAGAAAATGACATTAACTAAAGAAAGAAAAGCAGAACCAGTAGCTCGGGAAGCGACAGTAAATAATGACGGTATAGCACAAAAGCAACAAAAAGCTGCTAAAACAGCACAGACCTTTGCAAAGCAAAAACCAGAAAACCTTGAGGTGGAGCCCTTGAGTGCCGAAGAAATGAAAGCTTTAATCGCACAAGCAAAAGAAGCAGAAGGAGACGACTGTTTAATGTGCGGCAGCTAA
- a CDS encoding ribonucleotide-diphosphate reductase subunit beta, whose amino-acid sequence MSQVVEPILAENKDRFVIFPIQHHDLWEWYKKSMASIWTAEEIDLHQDITDWSNKLTDDERYFIKHVLAFFAASDGIVNENLAENFVNEVQYSEAKFFYGFQIMMENVHSETYSLLIDTYVKDDKEKDNLFNAIETFPAIKKKADWALKWIDSPSFSERLIAFAAVEGIFFSGSFCSIFWLKKRGLMPGLTFSNELISRDEGMHCDFAVHLHENHLVNKVPKERIKEIIVDALNIEREFITESLPVSLIGMNANLMTQYLEFVTDSLLDDLGCEKVYNTTNPFDFMDMISLQGKTNFFEKRVGDYQKAGVMNKEVDEDKYNMDFDF is encoded by the coding sequence ATGTCGCAAGTAGTCGAGCCAATATTAGCAGAAAATAAAGATAGATTTGTAATATTTCCTATTCAACACCACGATTTGTGGGAATGGTATAAGAAATCGATGGCAAGTATCTGGACTGCTGAGGAAATTGATTTACACCAGGATATAACAGATTGGTCTAATAAGTTAACAGACGACGAACGCTATTTTATTAAACACGTTTTAGCCTTTTTTGCAGCGAGTGACGGTATTGTAAACGAGAATTTAGCTGAAAACTTTGTGAATGAAGTACAATACAGTGAGGCGAAATTTTTCTATGGTTTCCAGATTATGATGGAAAATGTGCATAGTGAGACTTACTCGTTGTTAATTGATACTTATGTAAAAGACGATAAAGAAAAAGACAACCTATTTAATGCGATTGAAACCTTCCCGGCAATTAAAAAGAAAGCAGATTGGGCACTTAAATGGATTGACTCTCCCAGCTTTTCAGAGCGTTTAATTGCTTTTGCAGCGGTAGAAGGTATTTTCTTTTCGGGATCGTTTTGCTCAATTTTCTGGTTAAAAAAACGTGGCTTAATGCCGGGATTAACATTCTCCAATGAGTTAATCTCTAGAGACGAAGGTATGCATTGTGATTTTGCAGTACACTTACATGAAAATCATTTAGTGAATAAAGTACCAAAAGAACGTATTAAAGAAATTATTGTTGATGCGCTTAATATAGAGCGTGAATTTATTACAGAGTCCTTACCAGTGAGCTTAATTGGAATGAACGCTAATTTAATGACGCAATATTTAGAATTTGTTACCGATTCTTTATTAGACGATTTAGGTTGTGAAAAAGTGTATAACACAACAAATCCTTTTGATTTTATGGATATGATTTCGCTTCAAGGTAAAACAAACTTCTTCGAAAAACGCGTAGGAGATTACCAAAAAGCAGGCGTGATGAATAAAGAAGTAGACGAGGATAAATACAATATGGATTTCGATTTTTAA